Proteins from one Gammaproteobacteria bacterium genomic window:
- a CDS encoding PstS family phosphate ABC transporter substrate-binding protein gives MLKKTALTALTSIALLSTSQAFAARDYVTIVGSSTVYPFSTVVAEQFGKTSKFKTPKVEATGSGGGLKLFCSGVGINTPDITNASRRIKQTEVDMCAKNGVKEIVEVKVGYDGIVIANSKKSNPYSLTRKEIFLALAKEVPDPKGSETLVPNPYNKWKDINKDLPDTNIEVLGPPPTSGTRDAFVELAMEGGCKEIAWIKAIKKQDKNRYKSICHTVREDGNYIEVGENDNLIVQKLVANPNALGIFGFSFLDQNSDKVQGARIDGVLPEFEEIADGNYMISRPLYFYLKKAHVGKIPGFKEFLSEFTSDKAWGEEGYLIDKGMIPMPEEERAKFASDVKHLKKFSFE, from the coding sequence ATGTTAAAAAAAACTGCCTTAACTGCACTGACTTCAATTGCTTTACTAAGCACATCCCAAGCATTTGCTGCCCGTGACTATGTAACAATTGTGGGCTCTTCAACTGTTTACCCATTCTCAACTGTTGTTGCTGAACAGTTTGGAAAAACCAGTAAATTCAAAACACCCAAAGTAGAAGCCACAGGCTCTGGTGGTGGTCTGAAGCTATTTTGTTCGGGTGTAGGCATCAATACACCTGATATTACCAATGCATCACGCCGCATCAAACAGACTGAAGTTGATATGTGCGCCAAAAATGGTGTTAAAGAAATAGTTGAAGTCAAAGTTGGCTACGATGGCATCGTAATCGCCAACTCTAAAAAATCCAATCCATACAGCCTGACCCGCAAAGAGATATTTCTAGCGCTCGCAAAAGAGGTTCCAGACCCTAAAGGCAGTGAAACATTAGTACCTAACCCTTACAATAAGTGGAAAGATATTAATAAAGATCTACCCGACACTAACATTGAAGTATTAGGCCCACCACCCACCTCCGGCACACGCGATGCTTTTGTTGAACTGGCAATGGAAGGTGGCTGCAAAGAAATTGCATGGATTAAAGCCATCAAAAAACAGGATAAAAACAGATATAAATCGATTTGCCACACAGTTCGTGAAGATGGAAATTATATTGAAGTGGGAGAAAACGACAACCTGATCGTGCAGAAACTGGTCGCCAACCCCAACGCCCTAGGTATATTTGGCTTTAGCTTTCTTGATCAAAACTCTGACAAAGTCCAGGGGGCTAGAATTGATGGTGTTTTGCCTGAGTTTGAAGAGATCGCTGATGGTAACTACATGATCTCACGACCACTTTATTTCTACCTTAAAAAAGCACATGTTGGCAAGATACCGGGCTTTAAAGAATTTCTCTCAGAATTTACCAGTGATAAAGCATGGGGAGAAGAAGGCTACCTGATTGACAAGGGAATGATTCCAATGCCTGAAGAAGAGAGAGCAAAATTTGCATCCGATGTTAAACACCTTAAAAAATTCTCTTTTGAATAA